GCTATAACTATCCCTTCATTTGAGACAAAATAGCACAATAGAAGCAGGACAAGTAAGTCAAAAAGAGATCGTATTTCATCCAGTTTAACATGCTGATACATAAAGCTTTGCCACCATTGCCAATGGAGAGACAAAGCTAAAGACTTTTAGAGGCAAAACGCTGCTAAAGTctaatacttttatttatatacacagACTCGTGGAAACACTGTGAGCACTCTCAGACAAATCCTTCAACCAAAATcggcttcttcttctcctcttcctcgTCTTCCTCACTCTGATCCTTCTCCTCCCTGCTGCTCTCAACACCTTCAACGTCTACATCTCTCAAACCATCACCGCAACTTTtcccttcttctcctcctccccCCGCCACCACCAACGCATCTTCCATCTTCCCGTTGCCCTTTCCGACCAGACACGGCCCAGAATCCCTTCCATCGTCTCCGCCTACGACGATCGTATCGGAACCTCCGAGAACTGGCTTCGCCTCCTTCGTTCCCGGCCGCGGATCAGCTACGCAACCGCCGCCTCCTTCTTCCTCGTCGTCGTCGTGCTCGAAAAGCGACGCCGCGCGCG
The Raphanus sativus cultivar WK10039 chromosome 1, ASM80110v3, whole genome shotgun sequence DNA segment above includes these coding regions:
- the LOC108850742 gene encoding uncharacterized protein LOC108850742; translated protein: MEAAKERAGLLDKILPPALADAGLEDCALPPDSIQEAFRKAADAVKSRAASLFEHDDDEEEGGGGCVADPRPGTKEAKPVLGGSDTIVVGGDDGRDSGPCLVGKGNGKMEDALVVAGGGGEEGKSCGDGLRDVDVEGVESSREEKDQSEEDEEEEKKKPILVEGFV